The Bacteroidales bacterium WCE2004 nucleotide sequence GCCTTCTCCAGGTCGGCGGTCGCCGCCGCCAGGTTCAGCTTGCTGATCTTGATGCCGTTCGAAATGTCGAATCCCTGGAAGATGGGGAGCTCGCCGCCGAGGGTGAAGCTCGTCGAGGACGTATTCGTATTATCGGAATACGTGTTGTCCTCCGTCAGGCCGCGGCCGAACGACATGCTCTCCGAAGCGGAGGCGGAGAGGCCGGGCAGGCGCCGGCCCTTCGCCGTGCTCAGGTCCACTTCGCGCTGCTCCACGGCGAGCGCGCTCTGCTGGACCGACAGATTGTGCTCGAGCGCATAGTCGATGCACTGCGAGAGGCTCCAGGGGCCCTGCTGCGCCTGGGCCGCGACGCCGGCGCAAAGACAAGCGGTGACAATCAGAAAGTGTTTCATAGCAGTATGTTATTTCGTTTCATCTTTGAGGATGCGCGGTCCGCGGACTTTGTCGCCCTGATTCAGACCGTCCTTGATCTCGATGTTAATGCCGTCGCTCATGCCGGTCGTGACCTTGACGCGCTCGTAGGTGCCGTCGGCGTTCTGCCGGTAGACATAAGTGCTGTCCTTGATGAACTCAAGGGCGCTTTCCGGGACGGAAAGGACCTGGCTCGCAGACTCCAGCACGAGTTCCGCATTGGCGCTGTAGCCGGAGCGGATCATCTTGTCGCCGCTCACCTTGACGGCCGCCTTGATCTCGAACTGGTTGGCGCCGTTCACTTCGACCGCCTTCGGCGAAATGTATTCCAGCGAGGCCTCGCAGCTGTAGTCGGGCAGGGCGCCGATCTTGATGCTGATCGGCATGCCTTCCACCAGCGAGCCGACTTCCGTCTCGTCGACGTTGCCGTCGAAGATCAGGTCGGACATGTTGGCCACGACGGCGACGGTCGTGCCGTCATTCATCGTGTTGGCCTGGATCACGGAGTTGCCCACCTTGACGGGAATGTCGAGGATGAGGCCCGTGATGGTGGAGCGGACCAGGGTCGAGCTGCCCGTCTTGTTGGACGAGGACACGCCGTCGCGGATGACCTCCAGGGACTCCTGGGCGGCCGAGCGCTCTTCCTTGGCCTGGTTGTAGGCCTGGAATACCTTGTCGTACTCGTCATCACTGATGAGCTTCTTGTCGTAGAGGGCCTTCTCGCGCTCATAGTTGGTCTTGGCCTGCTTGAGGTTGATCTCGGCCAGGCGCACGCGGGACTGGGCGGCGCTCAGGGAATTCATGTCGGGGATGACGCGGAGCTTGGCGATCACCTCGCCCTCTCTGACCATCTGACCGGCCTCCTTGTAGAGTTCGGCGATGATGCCGTTGATCTGCGGCTTGACGTTGACCTCGTTGCGCGGCGTGATCTTGCCGGTGATGACGGTGGTCCGGTGGATGTCCATCACCGCGGTCTCCAGTTCCGTGTAGCGGACCTTCTCCGGGCGGGAGTTCTTGTAGAGGTACACGAAGGTACCGAGGATGAACAGCCCGATGAGGGCGAAAATGATGTACTTGGTAAAGCGTTTCATATGTGTTGTTTTTATTTATTATTCATCTCTCATGGCGTCCACGGGCTTGATGGACATCGCGCGTCCCGCCGGGGCCAGGCCGGCCACGACGCCGAGCACGGTCAGCGCCAGGGCGGCGCCGATGGCGACCCAGAAGTCGATCTGGAAGTCGGCCGGCGGGAATTCGTCCGAATGCGCGACGACGAATTCAAGACCCCGGAGCGTGTACACGGCCAGCACGATTCCGAACGATCCTGCCACCAGGGTCAGCGCGATACTCTCCGAAATGATCTGCGAAAGGATGTTGCGCGGCGTGGCGCCGATGGCGCGGCGGATGCCGATCTCGGTCGTGCGCTCCTTGACCGTGACCATCATGATGTTGCTCACGCCGATCACGCCACCGAAGATGGTGCCCAGACCGACCAGCCAGACCAGGAAGGCAACGCCTATGAACAAGCTGTCGATAATGTTGAAAATCTGTTCGGTATTGAAGATCTCGAGCGCCTGCTTGTCGGTCGGGTCGACCTTGTGCCGGGGCGCGATGATCTGGCGCATCTGCGTCTCCAGGTCAGACATCTTGACGCCAGACAGGCCCGTCACGCAGATCACGTCCACGCCGTTGCCCCGGTTGTAGAGACTCTGCGCGACCGGCAGCGGAATGGAGATGCGGTAGGCCGGTGCCTCACCGACGGCGACCTGGGAGCTGCTGACGTCCACGCCAACGATCTGGTAGTAGGACGGCCCGACTTTGATGAACTCGCCGCAGGGATCGCCGCCATCCGGGAAGAGGTCTTTGTAGACCTGCTTTCCGATCACGCACACCCGCCGCGACTGCAGCAGATCCGCGTCGTTGAGGAAGCGCCCGTATTTGAGGCGCGGCTCTTCGATCTTGACGTAGTCCGGGTACACGCCCTGGACGGAGGCGTCGGAGGAATTCTCGCCATAAACCGCCCGCGAAGTGGGGGCGAAGACCATGGGCGTCACGGTCTCCAGTTCCGGCATCCACAGCTTGAGCCGGTCGATGTCGGTAAAGTCCAGTCGCCAGTAGCGTCCCTCCCGGAAGCCGCCATAGGGCTTGGAGGTCGTGGAACTGAACAGCATGCTGGTATTCGTGGCGAAGCCGCTGAATATGCTGCTGACCACCTGTTTGTAGCCCCGGCCGCCGCCCACCATGACCAGGAGCATGAACACGCCCCAGAATACACCGAAGCCGGTGAGCAGGCTTCTGCTCTTATTTCGGGTCAAGGAATCCAGG carries:
- a CDS encoding HlyD family secretion protein — translated: MKRFTKYIIFALIGLFILGTFVYLYKNSRPEKVRYTELETAVMDIHRTTVITGKITPRNEVNVKPQINGIIAELYKEAGQMVREGEVIAKLRVIPDMNSLSAAQSRVRLAEINLKQAKTNYEREKALYDKKLISDDEYDKVFQAYNQAKEERSAAQESLEVIRDGVSSSNKTGSSTLVRSTITGLILDIPVKVGNSVIQANTMNDGTTVAVVANMSDLIFDGNVDETEVGSLVEGMPISIKIGALPDYSCEASLEYISPKAVEVNGANQFEIKAAVKVSGDKMIRSGYSANAELVLESASQVLSVPESALEFIKDSTYVYRQNADGTYERVKVTTGMSDGINIEIKDGLNQGDKVRGPRILKDETK
- a CDS encoding putative ABC transport system permease protein → MRLDRDNIREILDSLTRNKSRSLLTGFGVFWGVFMLLVMVGGGRGYKQVVSSIFSGFATNTSMLFSSTTSKPYGGFREGRYWRLDFTDIDRLKLWMPELETVTPMVFAPTSRAVYGENSSDASVQGVYPDYVKIEEPRLKYGRFLNDADLLQSRRVCVIGKQVYKDLFPDGGDPCGEFIKVGPSYYQIVGVDVSSSQVAVGEAPAYRISIPLPVAQSLYNRGNGVDVICVTGLSGVKMSDLETQMRQIIAPRHKVDPTDKQALEIFNTEQIFNIIDSLFIGVAFLVWLVGLGTIFGGVIGVSNIMMVTVKERTTEIGIRRAIGATPRNILSQIISESIALTLVAGSFGIVLAVYTLRGLEFVVAHSDEFPPADFQIDFWVAIGAALALTVLGVVAGLAPAGRAMSIKPVDAMRDE